Proteins encoded in a region of the Sugiyamaella lignohabitans strain CBS 10342 chromosome B, complete sequence genome:
- the VHS1 gene encoding putative serine/threonine protein kinase VHS1 produces the protein MVKRSIGDNSSCDATGHKTRSQLPRPEHNLGKIINNRIQLTGLIGTGEYGTVYSAVDIYSREKLAVKALPRQLSAIGANGPSTKRRRVASSQDERYIDADYASFDKVTAFSNLYPTDRAYREAALHLRVHGHPNILSILEILESVQYLFLVLDYYPRGDLFHCITDLRWYVGDDTSARAIFSQLADAVTFCHKNGVYHCDLKPENVLVSDDGSTIRLADFGLATTQMLSSDFGCGSTFYMSPERISHSGEQARVGAYFSTIAADVWALGVILLNLTCGRNPWRKASKFDDNSYKAFLRDSHFLQRILPVSSDLNAILLRVFTPSARTRISPESLHWLVVTCKHLTVTNQPPVPSNVAAPPTVTPVTTASYHKTPVIGASVLPPTPIASPLSTSDDSLPSTKQNILPPTQTKTIPTQSTTSPKALDSRALGSASPSLSPTSPLTGLGLLPAPKFNSGAVLPPISTLDLSSNAYMRTPRTSPIHGSHSFPPAPTHSRQPITTDQLPLTPILS, from the coding sequence ATGGTTAAACGCTCAATTGGAGACAATAGCAGCTGTGATGCTACTGGTCACAAGACTAGGTCACAATTACCTAGGCCCGAACATAATCTAGGGAAAATTATTAACAACCGCATCCAGCTCACTGGCCTCATTGGTACTGGTGAGTATGGTACTGTATACTcagctgttgatatttacaGCCGAGAGAAGCTCGCAGTCAAAGCACTTCCTAGGCAACTTTCAGCAATTGGTGCAAATGGCCCATCAACAAAACGTAGACGAGTTGCCAGCTCTCAAGATGAAAGATATATTGATGCTGATTATGCGTCGTTTGATAAAGTGACTGCATTCTCAAACCTCTATCCCACTGACAGGGCTTATAGAGAGGCTGCTTTGCATTTGAGAGTTCATGGTCACCCCAATATTCTTAGTATTCTGGAAATTCTAGAGTCAGTACAATATCTGTTTTTGGTTCTAGATTACTATCCTCGGGGTGACTTATTTCATTGCATTACAGACTTGCGATGGTACGTGGGGGATGATACCAGTGCTCGAGCCATTTTCAGTCAGCTTGCTGATGCAGTAACGTTTTGTCACAAAAATGGTGTTTATCACTGTGATTTGAAGCCTGAGAATGTTCTCGTCAGTGATGACGGTTCAACCATTCGTTTGGCTGACTTTGGATTAGCTACAACTCAGATGCTAAGTTCAGACTTTGGCTGTGGCTCTACTTTTTACATGTCACCAGAGAGAATCAGTCATAGTGGAGAACAAGCTCGAGTGGGAGCTTATTTCTCAACAATTGCAGCCGATGTATGGGCCCTTGGTGTCATCCTACTAAATCTCACCTGTGGGCGAAATCCTTGGAGGAAGGCATCAAAGTTTGATGACAACTCATACAAGGCGTTTCTTCGAGATAGTCATTTCTTGCAAAGAATATTGCCAGTGTCGTCTGATTTAAACGCCATTTTATTACGTGTTTTCACTCCTTCTGCACGAACCCGCATCAGTCCTGAGTCTTTACACTGGCTGGTTGTCACTTGCAAACACCTCACTGTTACAAATCAACCCCCAGTTCCATCCAATGTTGCCGCCCCACCAACTGTTACACCAGTGACCACTGCTAGTTATCACAAAACTCCGGTTATTGGTGCAAGTGTactaccaccaacacctaTCGCATCACCTTTATCCACATCTGACGATTCATTGCCTAgcacaaaacaaaatatcctACCGCCAACCCAAACCAAGACAATCCCAACGCAAAGTACAACTTCTCCAAAGGCTCTTGACTCGAGAGCACTTGGCTCGGCTTCCCCTTCACTATCACCAACTTCACCATTGACAGGACTGGGACTTTTGCCAGCCCCCAAATTCAATAGTGGTGCAGTCTTACCCCCGATCAGTACCCTAGACCTGTCCTCCAATGCATATATGAGAACTCCTAGAACGAGTCCGATTCATGGTTCTCACAGCTTCcctcctgctcctactCATAGTCGCCAACCAATAACCACCGACCAACTTCCTCTCACACCAATTCTATCGTGA
- the CDC9 gene encoding DNA ligase (ATP) CDC9 (DNA ligase found in the nucleus and mitochondria; an essential enzyme that joins Okazaki fragments during DNA replication; also acts in ribonucleotide excision repair, base excision repair, and recombination; GO_component: GO:0005739 - mitochondrion [Evidence IEA,IEA]; GO_component: GO:0005739 - mitochondrion [Evidence IDA,IMP] [PMID 10531002]; GO_component: GO:0005634 - nucleus [Evidence IEA,IEA]; GO_component: GO:0005634 - nucleus [Evidence IDA] [PMID 10531002]; GO_component: GO:0005657 - replication fork [Evidence NAS] [PMID 9759502]; GO_function: GO:0005524 - ATP binding [Evidence IEA,IEA]; GO_function: GO:0003677 - DNA binding [Evidence IEA]; GO_function: GO:0003910 - DNA ligase (ATP) activity [Evidence IEA,IEA]; GO_function: GO:0003910 - DNA ligase (ATP) activity [Evidence IDA] [PMID 1445910]; GO_function: GO:0003910 - DNA ligase (ATP) activity [Evidence IDA] [PMID 6347688]; GO_function: GO:0003909 - DNA ligase activity [Evidence IEA]; GO_function: GO:0016874 - ligase activity [Evidence IEA]; GO_function: GO:0046872 - metal ion binding [Evidence IEA]; GO_function: GO:0000166 - nucleotide binding [Evidence IEA]; GO_process: GO:0006266 - DNA ligation [Evidence IDA,IMP] [PMID 9759502]; GO_process: GO:0051103 - DNA ligation involved in DNA repair [Evidence IEA]; GO_process: GO:0006310 - DNA recombination [Evidence IEA,IEA]; GO_process: GO:0006310 - DNA recombination [Evidence IMP] [PMID 9230305]; GO_process: GO:0006281 - DNA repair [Evidence IEA,IEA]; GO_process: GO:0006260 - DNA replication [Evidence IEA,IEA]; GO_process: GO:0006284 - base-excision repair [Evidence IMP] [PMID 10052932]; GO_process: GO:0007049 - cell cycle [Evidence IEA]; GO_process: GO:0051301 - cell division [Evidence IEA]; GO_process: GO:0006974 - cellular response to DNA damage stimulus [Evidence IEA]; GO_process: GO:0006273 - lagging strand elongation [Evidence IDA,IMP] [PMID 9759502]; GO_process: GO:0035753 - maintenance of DNA trinucleotide repeats [Evidence IMP] [PMID 16079237]; GO_process: GO:0000278 - mitotic cell cycle [Evidence IMP] [PMID 6749599]; GO_process: GO:0006289 - nucleotide-excision repair [Evidence IMP] [PMID 10052932]), protein MFAPKPLSVSEVFKSLTEIAKSSGASSQAKKIGIIKRMLTACKGTEPKYLVRSLEGKLRIGMAEKSVLTALSQAFITWEFEKNGKRVKADDIQQADEIVKDVCSQLPNYEVIIEAILKDGILNLKDACKLTPGIPLKPMLAKPTKSITEVLDRFNGEEFTCEYKYDGERAQVHATEDGKIRVYSRNMEDMSQRYPDIVSIVPHFMPDSKKSFILDCEAVAWDREQRKILPFQVLSTRKRKDVEEGSIKVRVHLFAFDLLYLDGEPLLQKSLLERRELIKNNFTEVEGEFAYAKSMNSDNIEEIQAFLDQSVKDSCEGLMVKMLNGTESGYEPSKRSRNWLKLKKDYLSGVGDSLDLVVLGAYYGRGKRTNVYGGFLLGCYNADSEDYETVCKIGTGFSEANLEEFHKQLSTTVVSEPKSYISYDPTPSSLPDVWFEPTTVWEVLTADLSLSPIYKAGIQQLGRGISLRFPRFIRVREDKKPEDATTSEQIVDFYQRQASLTN, encoded by the coding sequence ATGTTTGCTCCCAAGCCCCTCTCAGTTTCCGAAGTATTTAAAAGCTTGACTGAGATTGCGAAATCTAGTGGTGCATCAAGTCAGGCCAAGAAGATTGGAATTATAAAACGCATGCTTACTGCTTGTAAAGGAACTGAACCAAAGTACCTGGTTCGTAGTTTAGAGGGAAAATTGCGGATCGGCATGGCCGAGAAGTCAGTACTGACTGCGTTGTCTCAAGCATTTATCACTTGGGAGTTTGAGAAAAATGGCAAGCGAGTTAAGGCAGATGACATTCAACAGGCAGATGAGATTGTGAAGGACGTTTGTAGTCAACTCCCAAACTATGAGGTAATTATCGAAGCCATTCTGAAAGACGGAATTCTAAATTTGAAAGATGCCTGCAAGTTGACACCTGGTATTCCCTTAAAGCCAATGCTTGCCAAGCCAACCAAATCAATTACCGAAGTACTGGACAGATTTAATGGAGAGGAATTCACCTgtgaatataaatatgatgGTGAGAGAGCTCAAGTACATGCTACAGAGGATGGAAAGATCCGAGTCTACTCAAGAAACATGGAAGACATGTCTCAAAGATATCCCGATATTGTTTCTATTGTACCACATTTTATGCCCGATTCTAAGAAGAGTTTTATATTGGACTGCGAAGCTGTAGCTTGGGACCGTGAGCAACGTAAAATTCTTCCTTTCCAGGTCCTATCTACACGTAAGCGAaaagatgttgaagagGGCTCAATTAAGGTTAGAGTACAcctttttgcttttgatTTGCTATATCTTGATGGTGAACCGTTATTGCAAAAATCGCTCTTGGAAAGAAGGGAgctaataaaaaataactTCACCGAGGTTGAAGGAGAGTTCGCCTATGCAAAGTCAATGAATTCAGACAATATCGAGGAAATTCAAGCTTTTCTAGACCAGTCGGTAAAGGACAGCTGTGAGGGACTCATGGTTAAGATGCTAAATGGCACTGAAAGCGGTTATGAGCCTAGCAAGAGAAGTAGAAACTGGCTGAAGTTAAAGAAGGATTATCTGAGTGGCGTCGGTGACTCGTTAGATCttgttgttcttggtgCCTACTACGGTCGTGGTAAGAGAACGAATGTGTATGGTGGATTTTTACTTGGTTGCTATAACGCGGATAGCGAGGATTATGAGACGGTGTGTAAGATCGGTACAGGATTCTCGGAAGCGAATTTAGAGGAGTTCCACAAACAGCTGTCTACTACAGTCGTCAGTGAGCCCAAATCGTATATTTCCTATGACCCAACGCCAAGCTCACTTCCTGACGTATGGTTTGAGCCTACCACAGTGTGGGAGGTCCTAACGGCAGACTTATCGTTGTCACCAATTTACAAGGCCGGTATTCAGCAGCTTGGACGAGGTATTTCGCTTCGTTTCCCTCGTTTTATCCGTGTCCGTGAAGACAAGAAACCTGAAGATGCAACCACTTCGGAACAAATCGTGGACTTTTACCAGCGCCAAGCGTCTCTTACTAATTAA
- the SKI3 gene encoding SKI complex subunit tetratricopeptide repeat protein SKI3 (Ski complex component and TPR protein; mediates 3'-5' RNA degradation by the cytoplasmic exosome; null mutants have superkiller phenotype of increased viral dsRNAs and are synthetic lethal with mutations in 5'-3' mRNA decay; mutations in the human ortholog, TTC37, causes Syndromic diarrhea/Trichohepatoenteric (SD/THE) syndrome; GO_component: GO:0055087 - Ski complex [Evidence IDA] [PMID 10744028]; GO_component: GO:0055087 - Ski complex [Evidence IDA,IPI] [PMID 18042677]; GO_component: GO:0005737 - cytoplasm [Evidence IEA,IEA]; GO_component: GO:0005634 - nucleus [Evidence IEA,IEA]; GO_function: GO:0003674 - molecular_function [Evidence ND]; GO_process: GO:0051607 - defense response to virus [Evidence IEA]; GO_process: GO:0070478 - nuclear-transcribed mRNA catabolic process, 3'-5' exonucleolytic nonsense-mediated decay [Evidence IGI,IMP] [PMID 12881429]; GO_process: GO:0034427 - nuclear-transcribed mRNA catabolic process, exonucleolytic, 3'-5' [Evidence IMP] [PMID 10611222]; GO_process: GO:0034427 - nuclear-transcribed mRNA catabolic process, exonucleolytic, 3'-5' [Evidence IMP] [PMID 9482746]; GO_process: GO:0070481 - nuclear-transcribed mRNA catabolic process, non-stop decay [Evidence IMP] [PMID 11910110]; GO_process: GO:0070481 - nuclear-transcribed mRNA catabolic process, non-stop decay [Evidence IMP] [PMID 17660569]): protein MQLPDNELYDFMTGTFLKPEVTLTRLIKISESEENEKINKTVAKNRFRVPTGPRASAAAGGNSDAAKYTILSQSMLPRLYQDLMNISNDDDLRRLTEVKLLKHKYQLLKLSPKKAEKENILNEVQEMASGMVIVDSPDPTPWRVSIDWQDVKEFKDLDLSVVSMFVEKFPREGLAKVLDGFLHSEISPFTSAQMKNLDEKKETATDKQHDKKKGKQKIRIAIKDDPETAKLLQSEGVDVEDEDAPTNGQNDPEIEKEAVWKPAEVLEAMAEGFASDQDSILCYRILGAFYLRLQEYETAVDIAQRGLEAVKKAALTTTKLFPNGKDNLSLILGTAYIYYQAPKNYDIAIKVFDFVLKHDSKNIEASIGKGLILREKRQFKPAIKLLKSVIEQSPTNFQALFEYSWCLVLIGEREQGRKLLEKCLEMMTGSDPLSVDYRAQIWWRIGSSLWDYKRETKDNDKDSPAKDASLSTQTQEAFKAFVQSLQENPNYAPAYTSLGFFYSKVLKDTGRSSKCFYKAFEIDGGELDAAYQLATEFAEKGEWELVEVIASRVVESDRLRTYSGRESSWPYRALGIVGLNQRDYAKTVQYFQKSLRITPKDSHTWLGLGEAYANSGRYVAAAKAYERAKALDPDNRAIQYQYALVLREMQEFDKALTELREIGNLNLTEFPVGSALLETYILSAKYSLENDFYGDAVRRAIGAIDVASEEKALLLDEGKSVSTSFLWKGVGDACEVFLTVESKLGDIPLDKLTTLFGDEISVESNVRTTIIACMIKALQNSSETAPTAAKGLAAHNLGLAYLKAHHFEPTEDYLHESISCFKKAIQTEPRNTEFWNAYGIASHSLNARVSQHCFIRSLGLNPRQPRTWSNLALLYMAQGDLELASEAIDKAQAVDPDFVVSWVCQAVIDATLGNTKKANNLFEHSYTISKGNDGLAKFLYGLSVLESSKTPELGAKGKAIELDTGVLALQKYLLLSPDSYLGLTVQGMLLERTAGFTDGIKYLEALCKKVEADYDQGESENDLVKYARAKTQLARLRLGAHQFNEAVEDAQTVLQLLNESPEYSTLLLSSSLVAGIGLYFCDQFGEAIEYFKTALEVSGENQDVVILLVQVLWANGGDEEREVALEQLYSSIGNKGSSVKMTLLLGVIGLLNDPELLDAAGDELQQLSLDDLVKDRDNSVQEILSMIQKSNAPWQKALYMWPSRYGILKNINLQLAVKTAESLNSLKHAQSINAEELSVAYNKADGSIQAAQRAVFYSPWTVSSWDGLKEVLEQA, encoded by the coding sequence ATGCAACTCCCAGATAATGAACTGTATGACTTTATGACTGGTACTTTCTTGAAACCGGAAGTTACCTTGACACGACTCATCAAAATTTCAGAAtctgaagaaaatgaaaaaattaaCAAGACCGTGGCAAAGAATAGATTTAGAGTACCTACTGGCCCAAGggccagtgctgctgctggtggtaacAGCGACGCTGCCAAATACACTATCCTTAGTCAATCAATGCTGCCTAGATTGTACCAAGATTTAATGAATATTTCgaatgatgatgatctgCGTCGACTGACTGAAGTCAAGCTTTTGAAACATAAATATCAGCTGTTGAAGTTATCACCAAAAAAGGCAGAGAAGGAGAATATCCTGAATGAGGTgcaggagatggctagTGGTATGGTAATTGTCGACTCACCCGACCCAACACCCTGGAGAGTCAGCATCGACTGGCAGGATGTTAAAGAATTCAAGGATCTAGATTTATCAGTCGTTAGCATGTTTGTCGAGAAATTTCCTAGAGAAGGTTTGGCGAAAGTTCTAGACGGCTTTTTACActctgaaatttcacccTTTACTTCAGCCCAAATGAAAAACCTAgatgagaagaaagagacgGCGACTGACAAACAGCATGACAAAAAGAAAGGAAAACAGAAAATTCGTATTGCAATTAAAGATGATCCAGAAACAGCCAAATTGCTACAGAGTGAAGGTGTAGACgttgaggatgaagatgcaCCCACCAATGGCCAAAATGATCCTGAGATCGAGAAAGAAGCTGTATGGAAGCCTGCCGAAGTACTGGAAGCTATGGCCGAAGGATTTGCCTCCGATCAAGACTCTATTCTTTGTTACCGAATTCTGGGTGCCTTTTACCTTCGTCTTCAAGAATATGAGACCGCAGTCGATATTGCGCAACGTGGTCTGGAAGCAGTAAAAAAGGCTGCACTGACTACAACAAAGCTCTTCCCCAATGGAAAAGATAATCTGTCTTTGATTCTTGGTACTGCTTACATTTACTACCAAGCACCAAAGAACTATGATATTGCAATCAAGGTTTTTGACTTTGTACTTAAGCATGACtctaaaaatattgaaGCCAGCATCGGTAAGGGGTTGATTCTTCGTGAAAAGCGACAGTTCAAGCCTGCTATTAAACTGCTGAAATCCGTCATCGAGCAGAGTCCAACTAATTTCCAGGCTCTCTTCGAGTACTCCTGGTGCTTGGTTTTAATTGGTGAACGTGAACAAGGTAGAAAACTACTGGAAAAATGCCTTGAAATGATGACAGGGAGCGATCCATTATCTGTGGACTACAGAGCACAAATTTGGTGGAGAATAGGTTCGAGTTTATGGGATTACAAACGAGAGACTAAGGACAATGACAAAGATTCGCCGGCCAAGGATGCGTCGCTCTCAACCCAGACTCAAGAAGCCTTCAAGGCATTTGTTCAATCATTACAGGAGAATCCAAACTACGCTCCTGCATATACATCGCTTGGGTTCTTTTACTCAAAGGTGCTCAAAGACACTGGCAGGTCATCCAAGTGTTTTTATAAAGCATTTGAGATTGACGGTGGTGAACTAGATGCAGCATATCAATTGGCTACCGAATTTGCAGAAAAAGGAGAGTGGGAGTTGGTCGAAGTCATTGCCAGTAGAGTAGTTGAATCAGATAGACTCCGTACATATAGTGGCAGAGAGTCTAGCTGGCCATATAGAGCATTAGGCATAGTTGGACTAAATCAGAGGGATTATGCCAAAACAGTTCAATATTTCCAAAAATCCCTTAGAATTACACCCAAAGATTCACACACCTGGCTAGGATTGGGAGAAGCATATGCGAACAGTGGAAGATacgttgctgctgccaaggcaTACGAGAGAGCTAAGGCTCTAGATCCAGACAACAGGGCCATTCAGTATCAGTATGCATTGGTTTTGCGGGAGATGCAGGAATTTGACAAAGCTCTAACCGAACTTCGAGAGATTGgaaatttaaatttaacCGAGTTTCCGGTCGGATCGGCACTGTTGGAGACGTATATTCTCTCAGCCAAGTACAGCCTTGAAAATGATTTCTATGGAGATGCTGTACGAAGGGCTATAGGGGCTATTGATGTTGCTTCAGAGGAAAAGGCGTTACTCCTTGATGAGGGAAAATCTGTGTCTACTTCATTTCTGTGGAAAGGCGTCGGAGATGCCTGTGAAGTGTTTTTGACTGTCGAGTCCAAGCTGGGTGATATACCTCTAGACAAGCTGACAACGCTTTTCGGTGATGAAATTTCGGTCGAGTCAAACGTTCGCACAACTATCATTGCATGCATGATCAAGGCCCTGCAGAATTCTTCAGAAACTGCTCCCACTGCCGCAAAGGGCCTTGCTGCACATAACCTGGGTCTTGCTTATTTAAAAGCGCATCATTTTGAACCCACTGAAGATTACCTTCATGAGTCCATCTCGTGCTTTAAAAAGGCGATTCAAACTGAACCGCGAAATACCGAATTCTGGAATGCTTATGGAATTGCATCTCACTCACTAAACGCAAGAGTTTCTCAACACTGTTTCATCAGATCGCTTGGTCTGAACCCCAGACAACCTAGAACTTGGTCAAATCTTGCTCTTCTATATATGGCCCAAGGTGATCTTGAGTTAGCATCTGAAGCAATAGACAAAGCTCAAGCGGTTGACCCTGATTTTGTAGTGTCATGGGTCTGTCAGGCTGTTATTGATGCTACCCTTGGTAACACCAAAAAGGCAAATAATCTCTTTGAACACTCATACACAATTTCTAAGGGTAACGATGGGCTTGCTAAATTTCTCTATGGACTTTCTGTACTGGAAAGTTCCAAAACTCCTGAGCTTGGCGCGAAAGGGAAGGCGATTGAGCTTGATACAGGTGTATTGGCACTTCAGAAGTACCTATTACTCTCGCCAGATTCTTATCTTGGTTTGACTGTACAAGGAATGCTTTTGGAACGAACTGCAGGGTTTACCGACGGTATTAAGTATTTAGAGGCATTGTGTAAAAAGGTTGAGGCAGATTATGATCAGGGAGAGTCTGAAAACGATTTGGTTAAATACGCAAGGGCCAAAACACAATTAGCAAGACTGCGGCTGGGAGCTCACCAATTCAACGAAGCAGTGGAAGATGCACAAACAGTTCTTCAATTGTTAAATGAGTCGCCAGAATATTCAACTCTCCTGTTATCGAGTAGTTTGGTTGCCGGAATCGGTCTATACTTCTGCGACCAATTCGGGGAGGCAATTGAGTATTTCAAGACTGCTCTTGAAGTTTCAGGAGAAAACCAGGATGTTGTCATCCTGTTGGTACAGGTTTTATGGGCCAATGGTGGTGACGAAGAACGTGAGGTGGCCCTCGAACAACTTTATTCCAGCATCGGAAACAAGGGTTCATCAGTGAAGATGACTCTTCTCTTGGGTGTGATTGGACTGTTGAACGATCCCGAGCTCttggatgctgctggtgatgagcTTCAACAACTATCTCTGGATGATCTTGTTAAAGACCGTGATAACAGTGTGCAGGAGATTTTATCAATGATTCAGAAATCAAATGCTCCTTGGCAAAAGGCTCTATATATGTGGCCCTCACGTTATGGTATTCTGAAGAATATCAACTTACAACTCGCAGTAAAAACTGCCGAGTCGCTTAATTCTCTCAAACATGCTCAATCGATAAATGCCGAGGAGCTGAGCGTGGCATATAACAAAGCCGATGGTAGTATACAGGCGGCACAGAGAGCTGTATTCTACTCGCCTTGGACAGTTTCTAGCTGGGACGGCCTAAAAGAGGTCTTAGAACAAGCATAG
- a CDS encoding peroxisomal biogenesis factor 2 (Fungal Genetics Stock Center 13768): protein MESVKYLLSKSRFIEPRVGQLDANILDSELLDLLKSQLYSSFKYFHPEIKDKYEPELLLLLKLLLFKVTIWDHSATYGSKLQNLKLVDSRSTIGRIIPMSKTQKLSYGLLIVGGSYFWNKLEDYLARTSSGDYEFEENEDYYYDSHVGNYVSHSGDIVGTNSISRRRKFNILVAKKLRVLADGLSTLWAFSSLANFILFLYSGRYSTLILRLLRIRYVPGSRSLTRQVNFEFQNRQLVWNALTEFLLFVLPLVNMRQVKRKTTRAFTSVFGGTKSSSSPNSNEGELAFLPEKTCPICYKSTSAESTTSAVSTDVTNPYHGECGHLYCYVCLTTALAEDPEEGFQCLRCNSTIKSASRYKDIDLSAVVTAPPVPTSTDGTDRAVASAGSSTSAPSAPSEGNITSIPDQSNISDDESTFTGSDEEADYAMDDEDMGSSNFFVDEGDEF from the coding sequence ATGGAGTCTGTAAAGTATTTATTGTCGAAAAGTCGATTCATTGAGCCTCGTGTTGGCCAGTTGGATGCGAATATTCTTGATAGTGAACTCTTGGATCTTCTGAAAAGCCAACTTTACTCATCattcaaatattttcatcCTGAAATAAAAGACAAATATGAACCAGAACTACTACTATTATTGAAGCTGCTTCTATTTAAAGTAACAATATGGGATCATTCCGCCACCTATGGATCCAAGCTTCAAAATTTGAAACTGGTTGATTCTCGTTCCACAATTGGCAGGATTATTCCCATGTCAAAAACCCAGAAACTATCATATGGCCTTCTTATTGTAGGAGGAAGTTATTTTTGGAACAAGCTTGAAGACTATCTAGCAAGGACAAGTAGTGGTGACTACGAATtcgaagaaaatgaagattATTATTACGACAGCCACGTGGGCAATTATGTTAGCCACAGTGGAGATATTGTGGGTACCAACAGCATATCCCGCCGAAGGAAGTTTAATATTCTAGTTGCTAAAAAACTCCGAGTTCTCGCAGACGGATTATCTACTCTGTGGGCATTTTCGAGTCTTGCCAACTTCATTCTATTCTTATACTCGGGCAGGTACTCTACGCTCATACTTCGGTTACTGCGTATAAGATATGTTCCCGGTTCACGGTCCCTCACTCGCCAAGTGAACTTCGAATTTCAAAATAGACAATTGGTATGGAATGCATTGACtgaatttttattatttgttctGCCGTTAGTTAACATGAGACAAGTCAAGCGAAAGACCACCAGAGCATTCACCTCAGTATTTGGTGGtacaaaatcatcatcatctccaaATTCTAATGAAGGAGAACTTGCATTTTTGCCTGAAAAGACATGCCCAATATGCTATAAATCTACATCAGCAGAGTCTACTACGTCGGCTGTGTCAACAGATGTTACAAACCCATATCATGGCGAATGTGGTCACCTCTACTGCTATGTGTGCTTAAcaacagcattggcagaAGACCCTGAAGAAGGTTTCCAGTGTCTGCGATGCAATTCTACTATCAAATCTGCCTCAAGATACAAAGATATAGATCTTTCAGCAGTGGTCACAGCACCTCCTGTACCGACTTCCACAGATGGTACTGACCGCGCTGTTGCCTCGGCGGGCTCATCTACTTCCGCTCCATCTGCTCCGTCAGAAGGAAATATTACTTCCATACCAGATCAATCCAATATCTCTGATGACGAAAGCACATTCACGGGATCGGACGAGGAGGCCGACTACGCAATGGACGATGAGGACATGGGCTCGTCCAATTTTTTCGTGGACGAAGGAGACGAGTTTTAG